A region from the Variovorax sp. RKNM96 genome encodes:
- a CDS encoding branched-chain amino acid ABC transporter permease → MPRKITFLLALVVTLALPLFMRSGSLASEVLIYALAALGCNLLLGYTGLLSFGQGIFFGLGSYTIAILLTRLQLPMPLALLAAIAMGALGAAVVGWVAIRQRGTYFVMLTLAFAQMFYFVAYTASGLTGGDNGLLDVPRPAFMDTPWKYYAFVAVMFLIAFGLLLRVTDSIFGRTLLAIRDNEDRAAAVGYNLKRFKLLAFVISGAVTGLAGGLHAMMTGIAPLSNAEYHTSEMILVITVIGGTGNLFASVLGSAFYVLLADWLSTLWPRWLLLLGLLLIGVSIGMQRGLWGLGEAIWRRVFRKTPSAPEVQGEKA, encoded by the coding sequence ATGCCAAGAAAAATCACTTTCCTCCTGGCGCTTGTCGTCACGCTCGCACTGCCGCTCTTCATGCGCTCGGGCTCGCTCGCGAGCGAGGTGCTGATCTACGCGCTCGCCGCACTGGGCTGCAACCTGCTCTTGGGCTACACGGGGCTCCTGTCGTTCGGGCAGGGCATCTTCTTCGGCCTCGGCAGCTACACCATCGCGATCCTGCTCACACGGCTGCAACTGCCGATGCCGCTTGCGCTGCTGGCTGCCATCGCCATGGGCGCGCTGGGCGCAGCGGTGGTCGGCTGGGTCGCCATCCGCCAGCGCGGCACCTACTTCGTGATGCTCACGCTGGCTTTCGCGCAGATGTTCTATTTCGTGGCGTACACCGCGTCGGGGCTCACGGGTGGCGACAACGGCCTGCTCGATGTGCCGCGTCCCGCGTTCATGGACACGCCCTGGAAGTACTACGCCTTCGTCGCCGTGATGTTCCTCATCGCGTTCGGCCTGCTGCTGCGCGTGACCGATTCGATCTTCGGCCGCACGCTGCTCGCCATTCGCGACAACGAGGACCGTGCGGCTGCGGTGGGCTACAACTTGAAGCGCTTCAAGCTGCTGGCCTTCGTGATCTCGGGCGCCGTCACCGGCCTTGCGGGCGGGCTGCACGCGATGATGACCGGCATCGCGCCGCTGTCGAACGCCGAATACCACACGAGCGAGATGATCCTGGTCATCACCGTGATCGGCGGCACCGGCAATCTCTTCGCCTCGGTGCTGGGCTCGGCCTTCTATGTGCTGCTGGCCGACTGGCTCTCCACGCTGTGGCCGCGATGGCTGCTGCTGCTGGGGCTCCTGCTGATCGGGGTGAGCATCGGCATGCAGCGCGGCCTCTGGGGGCTGGGCGAGGCCATCTGGCGGCGCGTGTTCCGCAAGACGCCGTCCGCCCCTGAAGTGCAGGGAGAAAAAGCATGA
- a CDS encoding ABC transporter ATP-binding protein — MTQPVLIEAIGVTKHYGKFAALGGVDLKIKPNTVHSVIGPNGAGKTTLFHMLTGTGTTTGGRILFDGHDVTHEPDHKRVQRGMARSFQVTSLFASLSVRENLRVAAQGIAPRQAMNCWRAPVGERACAETVAEVLARIGLERLADTPANVLSHGQQRRLEVGMALAAKPKAIFLDEPTSGMGIDDLDDMKHLIRSLRDAHTVVLIEHNMNIVMDISDTVTVMQLGRVLAEGLPGDIRSDARVRSAYLGNMITGGKA; from the coding sequence ATGACGCAACCCGTCCTCATCGAAGCCATCGGCGTCACCAAGCACTACGGCAAGTTCGCTGCGCTCGGCGGCGTGGACCTGAAGATCAAGCCCAACACCGTGCACTCGGTGATCGGCCCGAACGGCGCGGGCAAGACCACGCTGTTCCACATGCTCACGGGCACCGGCACCACCACCGGCGGGCGCATCCTGTTCGACGGTCACGACGTGACGCACGAACCCGACCACAAGCGCGTGCAGCGCGGCATGGCGCGCTCGTTCCAGGTCACGAGCCTGTTCGCTAGCCTTTCGGTGCGCGAGAACCTGCGGGTCGCGGCACAGGGCATCGCGCCGCGACAGGCGATGAATTGCTGGCGCGCACCGGTCGGCGAACGGGCCTGCGCCGAGACAGTGGCCGAGGTGCTCGCACGCATCGGCCTCGAGCGGCTGGCCGACACGCCTGCCAACGTGCTCTCGCACGGCCAGCAACGGCGGCTCGAAGTGGGCATGGCGCTTGCAGCGAAACCCAAGGCGATCTTTCTGGACGAGCCGACCTCGGGCATGGGCATCGACGACCTGGACGACATGAAGCACCTCATCCGCAGCCTGCGCGACGCGCACACGGTGGTGCTGATCGAACACAACATGAACATCGTGATGGACATCTCCGACACCGTGACCGTGATGCAGCTGGGCCGCGTGCTGGCCGAAGGGCTGCCGGGCGACATCCGCTCCGACGCGCGCGTGCGCTCGGCCTACCTCGGCAACATGATCACCGGGGGCAAGGCATGA
- a CDS encoding ABC transporter ATP-binding protein, with protein sequence MSGGNILEVEALHAHYGKSHVLQGVSMRVGEAELVTLLGRNGAGKSTTLKSIAGAVTPTKGRVRFQGADIAGLPPHRIATRGVCLVPEHRGIFKLLTVEENLLLGQRRDSPWQLADIYRIFPRLKERRRNGGGQLSGGEQQMLAIGRALMNHPRLLILDEPVEGLAPVIVEEIVAQLKTIKAAGVAILLVEQNLEVCVQLADRHYIVEQGVIVHEAGNAAFMADHDVKDRYLGVGLA encoded by the coding sequence ATGAGCGGAGGGAACATCCTCGAGGTCGAGGCGCTGCACGCGCACTACGGCAAGAGCCATGTGCTGCAGGGCGTGTCGATGCGCGTGGGCGAAGCCGAACTCGTCACGCTGCTGGGCCGCAACGGCGCGGGCAAGTCGACCACGCTCAAGAGCATTGCCGGTGCGGTCACGCCGACGAAAGGCCGCGTGCGCTTCCAGGGCGCCGACATCGCGGGCCTGCCTCCTCACCGCATCGCCACGCGCGGCGTGTGCCTGGTGCCCGAGCACCGCGGCATCTTCAAGCTGCTGACGGTCGAAGAGAACCTGCTGCTCGGCCAGCGGCGCGATTCGCCCTGGCAACTGGCCGACATCTACCGCATCTTCCCGCGCCTGAAAGAGCGGCGCCGCAACGGCGGCGGCCAGCTCTCGGGCGGCGAGCAGCAGATGCTGGCGATCGGCCGCGCGCTGATGAACCATCCGCGCCTCCTGATCCTGGACGAGCCCGTCGAAGGCCTTGCGCCGGTGATCGTCGAGGAGATCGTCGCGCAGCTGAAAACCATCAAGGCCGCGGGCGTCGCCATCCTGCTGGTCGAGCAGAACCTCGAGGTGTGCGTGCAGCTCGCAGACCGCCACTACATCGTGGAGCAGGGCGTGATCGTGCACGAGGCCGGCAACGCCGCCTTCATGGCCGACCACGACGTGAAAGACCGCTACCTCGGCGTCGGTCTCGCCTGA
- a CDS encoding Zn-dependent hydrolase — protein MTTTIETSSAPDVRALRIDGQRLWDSLMQLARVGATEKGGVCRLALTDLDRQGRDLFTRWAREAGCEVRVDAIGNIFARRAGRNNALPPITTGSHIDTQPTGGKFDGNYGVLAGLEVIRALNDAKVVTEAPLEVAVWTNEEGSRFVPVMMGSGVFVDAFTLEHALAQRDTEGVSVAQALDAIGYAGTVPASATTSPVGAYFEAHIEQGPVLEANERVIGVVEGALGQRWYDVVVQGMEAHAGPTPMELRKDALLAAAELVIEVNRIALAHAPHARGTVGWIDNYPNSRNVIPGRVKLSVDLRAADDVVLSAMDAALKEAVQRLTTAGKVQATVEQVVYFPPQPFTPKLVSAVRDAAEAQGLTWMNVISGAGHDAVYLARVCPTAMIFVPCLDGISHNEIEDAEPAHLEAGCNVLLQAMLQSAGVAGVAA, from the coding sequence ATGACAACAACCATCGAAACTTCTTCCGCACCCGATGTGCGCGCCCTCCGCATCGACGGCCAGCGCCTCTGGGATTCGCTGATGCAGCTGGCCCGGGTCGGCGCCACCGAGAAGGGCGGCGTGTGCCGCCTCGCGCTGACCGACCTCGACCGGCAGGGCCGCGACCTCTTCACGCGCTGGGCGCGCGAAGCCGGCTGCGAGGTGCGGGTGGATGCCATCGGCAACATCTTTGCGCGCCGTGCCGGCCGCAACAACGCGCTGCCGCCCATCACCACCGGCAGCCACATCGACACGCAGCCCACGGGCGGCAAGTTCGACGGCAACTACGGCGTGCTCGCGGGGCTGGAAGTGATCCGCGCGCTCAACGATGCGAAGGTCGTCACCGAAGCGCCGCTCGAAGTGGCGGTGTGGACCAACGAGGAAGGCTCGCGCTTCGTGCCGGTGATGATGGGCTCGGGCGTGTTCGTCGATGCCTTCACGCTGGAACACGCGCTCGCGCAGCGCGACACCGAGGGCGTGAGCGTGGCGCAGGCGCTCGATGCGATCGGCTACGCGGGCACGGTGCCCGCCTCGGCGACCACATCGCCGGTCGGTGCGTACTTCGAAGCGCACATCGAGCAAGGTCCGGTGCTCGAAGCCAATGAACGCGTGATCGGCGTGGTCGAGGGGGCCCTCGGCCAGCGCTGGTACGACGTGGTGGTGCAGGGCATGGAGGCGCACGCCGGCCCCACGCCCATGGAGCTGCGCAAGGACGCGCTGCTCGCCGCCGCCGAGCTCGTGATCGAGGTCAACCGCATTGCGCTCGCGCACGCACCGCATGCGCGCGGCACGGTCGGCTGGATCGACAACTACCCGAATTCGCGCAACGTGATTCCCGGGCGAGTCAAGCTCAGCGTGGACCTGCGCGCGGCGGACGACGTGGTGCTGTCGGCGATGGACGCGGCGCTGAAAGAGGCCGTGCAGCGTCTCACCACTGCCGGCAAGGTCCAGGCGACGGTGGAGCAGGTCGTGTACTTCCCACCGCAGCCTTTCACACCGAAGCTGGTGTCCGCGGTGCGCGACGCCGCAGAGGCGCAAGGCCTCACCTGGATGAACGTGATCAGCGGCGCCGGCCACGACGCCGTGTACCTCGCCCGCGTGTGTCCCACGGCGATGATCTTCGTGCCGTGCCTGGACGGCATCAGCCACAACGAGATCGAGGACGCGGAGCCCGCGCACCTCGAGGCCGGCTGCAACGTGCTGCTGCAGGCGATGCTGCAAAGCGCGGGCGTGGCGGGAGTCGCCGCGTGA